A genomic region of Papaver somniferum cultivar HN1 chromosome 7, ASM357369v1, whole genome shotgun sequence contains the following coding sequences:
- the LOC113296138 gene encoding ABC transporter G family member 2-like encodes MKGLFTTISACSSSSESSSDSSSSLSPSSSPFVLAFNNLTYNVNTSEEVTLSSMFRRKNTTGMSTFSNKKVLLNDISGEAREGEILAILGPSGSGKTTLIDALASRISKKSLKGSVKMNGENLEPGVLKMISAYVMQDDLLYPMLTVEETLMFSAEFRLPHTLSKSEKLARVQAVIDELGLRDAAKTIIGDEGHRGISGGERRRVSIGVDIIHDPILLFLDEPTSGLDSSCAFMVVKVLQRIARTGRIVIMSVHQPSSRLVGLLDQLIFLSHGETVYNGPSTNLSLFLSDFGHPIPENDERTEFMLDLYRELEGVPGGRKCIVEFNKSWQKLQSHPSYSSENFNLSLKEAVSARISRRKLIYNDANDTGPTVTVSNFANPFWSEMIVLMKRSLTNSKRKPSAILHQICAVVVVSSIMASLFWNLEKTEVGVQQRVGFFAFIVTTIFFGSTEVLAVFVQDRYIFMRETAYNAYRRSSFILYRSIIVIPRVLILSILLASITFWSIGLYGGSPSFLFYFSVIFVSMWAGDSFVSLVSGLVSQVILGYIVAVPSIGIFLLFSGFFISRDHIPTYWIWFHYISVVKYPYQAMLLNEFDNPNLCLLDDPNKSCMLTGVDIVRKQGITDLSKWICLWIILALGIFYGILFYLSLLFGSRNKRK; translated from the exons atgaaag GTCTCTTTACCACTATTTCCGCTTGTTCCTCTTCATCCGAGTCCTcctctgattcatcatcatccttatctccatcttcctc TCCATTTGTTCTCGCTTTCAATAATCTAACCTATAACGTAAACACATCTGAGGAAGTGACACTTTCAAGTATGTTTCGTCGTAAAAATACCACAGGAATGAGTACGTTCTCTAATAAAAAAGTGTTGTTGAATGATATCTCAGGTGAAGCTAGAGAAGGTGAGATTTTAGCTATTCTTGGTCCTAGTGGCTCTGGGAAGACAACTTTGATCGACGCACTTGCAAGTAGGATCTCCAAGAAAAGTTTGAAGGGATCTGTGAAAATGAACGGCGAAAATCTAGAGCCTGGGGTTCTTAAAATGATATCTGCTTATGTCATGCAAGATGATCTGTTATACCCCATGTTAACAGTGGAAGAGACACTCATGTTCTCCGCCGAGTTTAGATTGCCTCATACACTCTCCAAATCCGAGAAGCTGGCAAGAGTTCAAGCTGTGATCGATGAGCTAGGATTGCGTGATGCAGCAAAGACCATTATAGGAGATGAAGGTCACAGAGGCATCTCCGGAGGTGAACGTCGACGCGTTTCAATTGGAGTTGATATAATTCATGACCCAATtttgttatttcttgacgagCCAACATCAGGACTTGACTCATCATGTGCTTTCATGGTCGTGAAAGTCCTGCAACGAATTGCTCGTACCGGGAGGATAGTCATTATGTCTGTGCACCAACCTAGCTCCAGACTTGTTGGCCTACTCGACCAACTGATATTCCTCTCCCATGGAGAAACCGTCTACAACGGCCCATCCACAAATCTCTCCCTTTTCTTGTCGGATTTTGGTCATCCCATCCCAGAAAATGATGAAAGGACCGAATTTATGCTTGATTTATATCGCGAACTTGAAGGTGTACCTGGTGGAAGAAAATGTATCGTCGAATTCAACAAATCTTGGCAGAAGCTACAAAGTCACCCCTCTTACAGTTCCGAGAATTTCAATCTAAGCTTAAAAGAAGCAGTAAGTGCTCGTATATCAAGGAGGAAACTCATCTACAATGATGCTAATGACACTGGTCCAACAGTGACCGTCTCAAATTTTGCGAATCCATTTTGGTCTGAAATGATTGTGCTGATGAAACGATCATTAACAAACTCAAAGCGAAAACCGTCAGCAATTCTGCATCAAATATGTGCCGTGGTGGTTGTTTCTTCTATAATGGCCAGTCTGTTTTGGAACCTAGAGAAAACAGAAGTAGGTGTTCAACAAAGAGTAGGGTTCTTCGCGTTTATAGTTACAACAATCTTCTTTGGTAGCACAGAGGTGCTCGCAGTTTTCGTTCAAGACAGGTACATCTTCATGAGAGAAACAGCTTATAACGCATACCGCCGGTCATCATTCATTTTATACCGCTCCATTATAGTTATACCCAGAGTACTCATATTATCTATTTTATTAGCATCAATAACGTTCTGGTCAATCGGTCTGTACGGTGGATCTCCTAGTTTCTTATTCTATTTTTCTGTGATATTCGTGTCAATGTGGGCAGGTGATTCGTTCGTTAGTTTGGTTTCAGGATTAGTTTCTCAGGTTATTTTGGGTTACATTGTGGCTGTGCCTTCAATTGGTATATTTCTTTTATTCAGCGGCTTCTTTATCAGTAGAGATCATATTCCGACGTACTGGATCTGGTTCCATTATATTTCCGTTGTGAAGTATCCGTACCAAGCCATGCTATTGAATGAATTCGACAACCCGAATTTGTGTCTGCTTGATGATCCAAATAAGTCTTGTATGCTAACTGGAGTTGATATAGTAAGAAAACAAGGTATAACTGATTTAAGCAAATGGATTTGCTTGTGGATCATTTTGGCTCTGGGTATTTTCTATGGAATTCTCTTTTACTTGTCTTTGTTGTTTGGAAGCAGGAACAAGCGGAAGTAG